A stretch of Desulfotalea psychrophila LSv54 DNA encodes these proteins:
- a CDS encoding protein kinase domain-containing protein, whose product MEIEQGTLLGKYCIIEKIGVGGMADVYKAEDTELGRQVALKLLPPEFARDAERVTRFDKEVCAAAALMHQNIVTLYDVTHVDGYHFYTMDLITGGDLKEKIKQGLSPEAAVNILLELGKALSHAHAKEFVHRDIKPENVLFREDGTAVLTDFGIAKAVGTATQMTKTGMSIGTPHYMSPEQARGIGVGYRSDLYSLGILFYEMLVGSVPYDSEDTIAIAYSHVNDPVPELPSQFRKYQPIVDHLLAKSSADRYVDAATMVRAIEDVQSGRRLSRPSHATKVMKVVPAPSSKAGLKWALGGGALALLFGLIAYLVLLQVGSISMAIGGGGSGENSIFVSFPAQPARSAKVAKVEAVSLLSTSILVVSSRPEGAIVYFDKRNLGKTPLTATNLPAGTHTLRVEKEYYVDALAEVTLVDDQVVKRDYVLEQGRGTITVLSEPPGADVFIDGKLQREQTPVTVEKIFAGRTLVTVHKDRFYDLKQEVSIQHGKTVKLDLQLSGGNLVQLKGAWILPEEAE is encoded by the coding sequence ATGGAAATTGAACAGGGAACGTTACTCGGTAAATATTGCATCATCGAAAAAATTGGTGTTGGCGGGATGGCTGATGTCTATAAGGCCGAGGATACAGAACTGGGTAGGCAGGTAGCGCTTAAGCTGCTACCACCTGAATTTGCCAGAGATGCAGAGCGAGTAACTCGTTTTGATAAGGAGGTGTGTGCTGCAGCGGCGTTGATGCACCAAAATATTGTTACCCTGTATGATGTGACGCATGTAGATGGCTACCATTTCTATACGATGGATCTCATAACCGGTGGTGACTTAAAAGAGAAGATCAAGCAGGGTCTGTCGCCGGAAGCTGCTGTTAATATCTTGCTGGAGCTTGGCAAGGCATTAAGCCACGCACACGCAAAAGAATTTGTTCATCGTGATATCAAACCTGAAAATGTCCTCTTTCGTGAGGATGGCACTGCAGTACTCACTGATTTTGGGATAGCCAAGGCTGTTGGCACTGCCACCCAAATGACGAAAACCGGGATGTCCATCGGCACTCCGCACTATATGAGTCCGGAGCAGGCTCGTGGCATAGGAGTTGGCTATCGCTCGGATCTCTATAGCCTTGGCATTCTTTTCTATGAGATGCTTGTCGGTAGTGTTCCCTATGATTCCGAAGATACCATTGCCATTGCCTATTCCCATGTGAATGATCCCGTCCCCGAACTGCCATCTCAATTCAGAAAATATCAGCCCATAGTCGATCATCTGCTGGCAAAATCCTCTGCTGACAGGTATGTAGATGCAGCAACCATGGTGCGTGCTATTGAGGATGTTCAGTCGGGTCGCAGACTCTCCAGGCCAAGCCATGCAACTAAAGTAATGAAAGTGGTTCCTGCCCCTTCATCGAAGGCAGGCCTTAAATGGGCTCTGGGCGGTGGGGCTCTGGCGCTTCTTTTCGGTCTTATCGCCTACCTTGTTCTTCTGCAAGTGGGTTCAATCAGTATGGCAATTGGCGGCGGAGGGAGTGGAGAAAATAGTATCTTCGTTTCTTTTCCAGCGCAGCCTGCCCGGTCAGCGAAAGTGGCAAAGGTTGAAGCTGTATCTCTGTTGTCCACCTCTATACTCGTCGTCAGTAGTCGACCTGAAGGGGCAATCGTCTATTTTGATAAACGTAACCTTGGCAAAACGCCTTTAACAGCTACAAACCTTCCCGCTGGCACCCACACCCTGCGGGTAGAGAAAGAATATTATGTAGATGCCTTGGCAGAGGTCACCTTGGTAGATGATCAGGTTGTCAAACGCGATTATGTTCTGGAGCAGGGTCGGGGGACGATTACGGTTTTAAGTGAGCCACCGGGGGCAGATGTCTTTATCGACGGTAAGTTGCAGCGTGAGCAAACTCCGGTAACGGTTGAAAAGATTTTTGCAGGTCGAACGCTTGTTACTGTCCATAAAGATCGATTCTATGACTTGAAACAGGAGGTTTCTATTCAGCATGGAAAAACTGTAAAACTTGATCTGCAGCTTTCGGGTGGTAATCTCGTCCAGCTTAAAGGCGCGTGGATACTGCCAGAAGAAGCGGAATAG
- a CDS encoding PP2C family protein-serine/threonine phosphatase, which produces MIQFCQITDIGRVRDHNEDSLMSDADRGVWVIADGMGGYEAGEVASAIVVEAFSRLSAEGMALSEVLAETHHCIHRAVEQGQGSAGMGSTAVSLKLIGSNYEIAWVGDSRAYLYDNHSLIQLTRDHSYVQQLVDAGAITTEEAVAHPQRNAISQALGAEMKEVKPDSVKGRLGKGDRLLLCSDGLTSELSDAEIASILSLNQSPETILQQLVQAANDRGGSDNITIIMVDAPEDAPVRGGRGATRPMNAVDVNRIKKTRKKNRAPFYALAGFLLAAIPVVLCFCLGQGSFSPAPIHMQKTVSEIDRADLQDLLPETSAENGSDLESREISRVGLGELEQEITVDLIPDERGSDESVDDFSGSEAEIVNPAPAIEKVKAVTSVKAVNGYVVSAPVLIGPEAKGVDPLIEQGKVNGN; this is translated from the coding sequence ATGATTCAGTTTTGTCAAATTACTGATATTGGTCGGGTTCGCGATCATAATGAAGACAGTCTCATGTCTGATGCAGATCGTGGCGTCTGGGTAATTGCAGATGGTATGGGTGGCTATGAGGCGGGTGAGGTTGCAAGTGCTATTGTTGTCGAAGCATTTAGCCGTTTGTCTGCTGAAGGTATGGCTCTTTCAGAGGTTCTGGCAGAGACACATCATTGTATACACAGGGCGGTTGAACAAGGGCAAGGTTCTGCGGGAATGGGCTCTACTGCTGTTTCACTTAAGCTAATAGGCAGCAACTATGAAATAGCCTGGGTTGGAGATAGCAGAGCATATCTTTATGACAATCATTCGCTTATTCAGCTGACGAGAGATCACTCTTATGTGCAGCAACTTGTTGATGCCGGTGCCATAACCACGGAAGAGGCGGTGGCTCACCCCCAACGCAACGCGATATCACAGGCCTTGGGTGCTGAGATGAAAGAGGTAAAGCCTGACTCTGTCAAAGGCCGACTGGGCAAAGGTGACAGGCTACTTCTTTGCAGTGATGGCCTAACGTCAGAGCTGTCAGATGCTGAAATTGCTTCAATTCTAAGCTTGAATCAATCACCTGAAACCATACTGCAACAGTTGGTTCAGGCTGCAAATGATAGGGGTGGGAGTGATAACATCACCATCATAATGGTAGATGCACCTGAGGACGCACCTGTCCGGGGGGGGCGAGGTGCCACACGGCCGATGAATGCTGTCGATGTTAATCGCATAAAGAAAACTCGAAAGAAAAATCGTGCTCCGTTCTATGCCCTGGCAGGTTTTCTCTTGGCAGCCATTCCGGTTGTCCTTTGCTTTTGTCTAGGGCAGGGTTCGTTTAGCCCGGCACCGATCCATATGCAAAAAACAGTGTCGGAGATTGATAGGGCCGATCTTCAGGACTTATTGCCAGAAACCAGTGCTGAAAATGGTAGCGATTTGGAATCACGTGAAATATCCCGGGTTGGATTAGGGGAATTGGAGCAGGAGATTACTGTAGATCTTATCCCTGACGAGAGAGGTTCTGATGAATCAGTTGATGATTTTTCTGGATCTGAAGCAGAGATAGTTAACCCTGCGCCAGCTATTGAAAAGGTGAAAGCAGTCACATCTGTAAAGGCTGTTAATGGATACGTTGTGTCAGCCCCTGTATTAATCGGTCCGGAAGCGAAAGGCGTTGACCCACTTATTGAGCAAGGAAAAGTGAATGGAAATTGA
- a CDS encoding DUF2878 family protein has product MNSGACVGVLLLLIHLFFVKVRSLDLRMLGFLLVAGLVVDGSLHHIGFISFTTTGLLIPL; this is encoded by the coding sequence GTGAATAGCGGTGCCTGTGTTGGTGTCCTGTTGCTCCTCATTCATCTGTTTTTTGTAAAGGTAAGGAGCTTGGATCTGCGGATGCTGGGCTTTCTGCTCGTCGCGGGATTGGTGGTGGATGGAAGCTTGCACCATATTGGCTTTATCAGTTTCACCACAACAGGCTTGCTAATACCACTTTGA
- the phrB gene encoding deoxyribodipyrimidine photo-lyase, with protein MDINRRNKDIVRRGRRLKNGRRGDGPVVYWVSRDQRVRDNWALLWAQQEAISRQKGLLVVFCLVPDYLGAKSSQYLFMLRGLARMQKKLHEMNIHFTLFEQSPDDILPGFLRQIDAHLLVSDFDPLRIKRQWTEQLIAQVVTPIYQVDTHNIIPAWMVSDKKEYAAYTIRPKIKRLLDDFLTDIPPLQHHPFSWAHTLALAGSSSLARVISTLNSSGCELRGAGEASAQFAADSFIKIGLENYSERRNNPCLNGQSGLSPYLHFGHLSAQRLAWVVSRDKLPIETKEPFLEELIVRRELSDNFCLYEPLYDTFAGFPAWARKSLDQHRCDERAYLYSFHDLEAGNTHEQLWNACQIDLVQSGKLHGYLRMYWAKKILEWTPNPETALEYAIRLNDRYSLDGRDPNGYAGVAWSIGGVHDRAWAERPVFGKIRYMNEAGCRRKFDVNSYMSSVFARERE; from the coding sequence ATGGATATAAATCGAAGAAACAAAGATATAGTAAGGAGGGGTCGTCGCCTGAAGAACGGGCGTCGGGGCGATGGGCCGGTTGTCTATTGGGTGTCGCGTGACCAGAGGGTTCGGGATAACTGGGCTCTTTTATGGGCCCAACAGGAGGCCATCTCCCGCCAGAAAGGGCTACTGGTCGTATTCTGTCTTGTTCCCGACTACCTTGGTGCCAAATCTAGTCAGTACCTCTTCATGCTGAGAGGCCTTGCTCGTATGCAGAAAAAACTGCATGAGATGAATATTCATTTCACCTTATTTGAACAGTCTCCTGATGATATCCTGCCAGGATTTCTCCGTCAGATTGACGCCCATCTACTTGTAAGTGACTTTGATCCACTACGTATTAAGCGGCAATGGACAGAACAGCTGATAGCACAGGTGGTCACTCCTATTTACCAGGTTGATACCCATAATATCATTCCCGCCTGGATGGTCTCAGACAAGAAAGAGTACGCTGCCTATACCATCCGTCCCAAAATTAAACGCCTACTGGATGATTTTTTAACAGATATCCCTCCTCTTCAGCATCATCCTTTTAGCTGGGCTCACACTTTGGCTCTTGCTGGCTCAAGCTCTCTTGCAAGGGTTATCTCCACGTTGAATTCCTCCGGCTGCGAATTGAGAGGGGCTGGCGAAGCAAGTGCTCAGTTTGCAGCTGATTCTTTTATTAAGATTGGACTTGAAAATTATTCGGAGCGCCGGAACAATCCCTGTCTGAACGGGCAGTCGGGATTATCCCCTTATCTGCATTTCGGGCATCTGTCCGCCCAGCGCCTGGCCTGGGTTGTGTCGAGGGACAAACTACCTATAGAGACCAAGGAGCCTTTTCTGGAGGAACTGATTGTACGGCGGGAACTTTCTGATAATTTTTGCCTGTACGAGCCCTTATACGATACTTTTGCAGGATTTCCTGCGTGGGCCCGTAAATCACTTGATCAGCATCGCTGTGATGAGAGGGCGTATCTCTATTCCTTCCACGATTTGGAAGCAGGCAACACCCATGAACAGCTCTGGAACGCCTGCCAAATTGATCTCGTCCAGAGCGGTAAATTGCATGGCTATTTACGAATGTACTGGGCTAAGAAGATACTCGAATGGACACCTAACCCGGAAACTGCCCTGGAATATGCCATAAGGCTTAACGATCGGTACTCACTTGACGGTCGCGATCCCAATGGCTATGCGGGGGTTGCCTGGTCAATTGGAGGGGTGCATGACAGGGCCTGGGCAGAACGTCCTGTTTTCGGTAAGATTCGGTATATGAATGAGGCGGGATGCCGTCGCAAGTTTGATGTTAATAGCTATATGTCATCTGTTTTTGCCAGGGAGAGAGAGTAG
- a CDS encoding YbgA family protein, protein MDEKIKIGISSCLLGNEVRFNGGHQHDRYITDTLGDFFNFVPVCPEVECGLSVPRESMRLVGDARSPRLITNKTGIDHTDKMNKWASVRLEELEQENLCGFIFKSKSPSSGMERVKVYDKNNVPRTIGVGLFARAFMEHFPIVPVEEEGRLHDPSLRENFIESVFLYQRWRSTLNDFTLKKLVDFHTQHKLLLRAHSENHYREMGRIVAEAGSIEPKRLLSSYQENLMAAMRLKPTVKKHVNVLMHMMGYFKKRLSSDEKQELLDVITRFKNNHIPLIVPITLMNHYIRKYNESYLQQQHYLNPHPTELRLRNHA, encoded by the coding sequence ATGGATGAAAAAATCAAAATAGGTATCAGCTCCTGTCTGCTTGGCAATGAGGTCCGTTTTAACGGTGGGCACCAACATGACAGGTATATCACCGATACTTTAGGAGATTTTTTTAACTTTGTACCAGTCTGTCCCGAAGTCGAATGTGGACTTTCAGTGCCCAGAGAATCAATGCGCCTGGTGGGTGATGCCAGGTCACCACGTCTCATCACCAACAAAACGGGCATTGACCATACGGACAAAATGAATAAATGGGCCTCTGTCCGCCTTGAAGAGCTTGAGCAGGAAAATCTTTGCGGGTTTATTTTTAAGAGCAAGTCACCATCATCGGGCATGGAACGGGTAAAGGTTTATGATAAAAACAATGTCCCTCGAACTATCGGGGTCGGTCTTTTTGCCCGAGCCTTCATGGAGCATTTCCCAATAGTCCCGGTCGAGGAGGAAGGACGTCTGCATGATCCTTCTTTACGTGAAAATTTTATAGAATCAGTTTTTCTCTACCAACGTTGGCGGAGCACTCTTAATGATTTTACTCTGAAAAAACTGGTAGATTTTCACACCCAGCATAAACTACTGCTGCGGGCGCACAGCGAGAATCACTACCGGGAAATGGGCCGTATTGTCGCAGAAGCCGGGTCTATAGAGCCAAAAAGACTTCTTAGCTCTTATCAAGAAAATCTGATGGCGGCCATGAGGCTAAAACCCACTGTGAAGAAGCATGTCAATGTTCTCATGCACATGATGGGATATTTCAAAAAACGCCTTTCAAGCGATGAGAAGCAAGAGCTCTTGGATGTCATCACTCGCTTCAAAAACAACCATATCCCGCTTATTGTCCCCATTACCCTAATGAACCATTATATACGAAAATATAATGAATCGTACTTACAGCAGCAGCATTATCTCAACCCACACCCGACAGAGTTAAGGCTTCGTAATCATGCCTGA
- a CDS encoding SDR family oxidoreductase, with protein MPDKPQKKTVLITGATGYIGRKLTHRLVQDATVNVRLLVRNRNKVQVSIADKVDIREGSTFDKDSLKSILTGIDTAFYLIHSMDSGDNYRNLDKISATNFREACIVAGVRRIIYLGGLGVKESASEHLLSRIETGEILSERVSDIETIWLRAGVIIGSGSASFEIIRNLCQKLPLMITPRWVRSRTQPIGIDDVLNYLQSAIALVQQGNLIIDIGSEDLNFQQMMEQAAEVMGLKRYLFPVPVLTPRLSSYWLILFTPIPYRLAAALVEGLKSESVLQNDNAERLFPDIRPSSFKQAVEHAMDELERNQIINRWCDSNAQQACNIKDFDNPPGAILRDTRIVPFARGEQQKDIFLSACSIGGEKDWFRYNFLWMSRGTMDKIAAYGLSSERRLNSDLRIGDALGFWKVADLKAGKRLLLHAQMKIPGEAWLEFDVHSNQLVQTAHFLPKGLWGRLYWYSALPYHRFIFNNLAKTIVKTARRIEK; from the coding sequence ATGCCTGATAAACCTCAAAAAAAGACCGTTCTTATCACCGGCGCAACCGGTTATATTGGCAGAAAGCTCACACATCGCCTGGTACAAGACGCCACTGTCAATGTTCGCTTACTGGTGCGTAACAGGAATAAGGTCCAGGTTTCTATCGCCGATAAAGTTGATATCAGGGAAGGATCAACCTTTGATAAAGATAGCTTGAAATCCATATTGACAGGGATTGATACGGCCTTTTACCTGATCCACTCTATGGATTCAGGAGATAATTATCGAAACCTTGATAAAATCAGCGCCACAAACTTCAGAGAAGCCTGCATCGTAGCTGGTGTTCGACGAATAATTTATCTTGGCGGCCTGGGAGTAAAAGAGAGTGCCAGTGAACATCTGCTGAGTCGAATTGAAACGGGTGAGATTCTTTCTGAGAGAGTATCTGATATTGAAACAATATGGTTACGGGCAGGAGTCATCATCGGTTCAGGAAGTGCCAGTTTTGAGATTATCCGCAACCTCTGTCAAAAACTGCCCTTGATGATCACTCCGCGCTGGGTTCGCAGTCGGACCCAGCCCATCGGCATTGATGATGTTCTTAACTATTTACAGTCCGCCATCGCCCTTGTCCAACAGGGTAACCTCATTATAGATATAGGCAGTGAAGACCTTAATTTTCAGCAAATGATGGAACAGGCAGCTGAAGTCATGGGATTAAAAAGATATCTCTTCCCCGTTCCGGTTCTCACGCCCCGACTCTCCTCCTACTGGCTGATACTTTTCACCCCCATCCCCTACAGGCTCGCTGCAGCTCTCGTTGAGGGACTGAAAAGTGAAAGCGTATTGCAAAACGATAATGCTGAGCGGCTTTTCCCAGATATCAGGCCATCTTCTTTCAAACAGGCTGTTGAGCACGCCATGGATGAACTTGAGCGAAACCAGATTATAAACCGCTGGTGTGACTCCAACGCACAGCAGGCATGTAATATCAAGGATTTTGACAACCCTCCTGGGGCGATATTGCGAGATACCAGAATTGTCCCCTTTGCTCGAGGAGAACAACAGAAAGACATATTTCTATCAGCCTGCTCCATTGGCGGAGAAAAAGATTGGTTCAGATATAACTTCCTTTGGATGAGCCGAGGGACGATGGACAAAATTGCCGCCTATGGTCTCAGCAGTGAAAGACGATTAAATTCTGATTTACGTATCGGCGATGCTCTGGGTTTCTGGAAAGTTGCTGATCTCAAAGCAGGAAAAAGACTTCTTCTTCATGCCCAGATGAAAATTCCAGGCGAGGCTTGGCTCGAATTTGACGTGCATTCAAATCAACTGGTGCAAACAGCTCATTTTCTGCCCAAGGGTTTATGGGGAAGATTATATTGGTACTCGGCTCTTCCTTATCACCGCTTTATTTTCAACAACTTAGCCAAAACAATTGTCAAAACGGCAAGAAGAATAGAAAAATAA
- a CDS encoding single-stranded DNA-binding protein codes for MINKAILIGNLGADPEIRSTGNGTQVATLRLATTERWKDQSGQMQESTEWHRVIAWGRLAEICGEYLNKGARVYIEGKIQTRKWQDQSGNDRYSTEIVAREMKMLSPRGSNNSSDSSSAGENSFPEPTGPDAYGGTGNDVPF; via the coding sequence ATGATAAATAAGGCAATTTTAATTGGTAATCTAGGCGCAGATCCTGAAATTCGTAGCACCGGTAACGGAACTCAGGTGGCAACCCTGAGATTGGCTACCACCGAGCGTTGGAAGGATCAGAGTGGCCAAATGCAGGAATCCACTGAATGGCATCGGGTTATTGCTTGGGGCCGTCTTGCTGAGATCTGTGGCGAGTACCTGAATAAGGGTGCCCGGGTATATATCGAGGGAAAAATCCAGACCCGCAAATGGCAGGACCAGAGCGGTAACGATCGTTACTCAACGGAGATTGTAGCCCGAGAGATGAAGATGCTCAGCCCTCGTGGCAGCAACAACTCCTCCGATAGCTCTTCCGCAGGTGAGAACTCCTTTCCTGAGCCTACCGGCCCGGATGCCTACGGTGGAACCGGTAACGACGTACCCTTCTAG
- a CDS encoding glycosyltransferase family 2 protein, which translates to MNFAPISVVIPTYNRDQYLVRAIDSVLRQSLRVAEIVIVDDGSTDGSEALIRQKKAEQGVPIRYIYQKNQGPAAARNNGLQHASSDYIAYLDSDDHWHKKKIEKQYGALCAQPEMRISHTYEKWLRRGEHLNQKKKHIPGHGDIFAHCLQLCAVGMSTVMLHRSIFSEVGLFDEGMRCCEDYDFWLRVSCRYPFLLVDERLTIKEGGRDDQVSYQYRVGMDRLRIDALERLLLSARLNPAQELLARRELVRKAHIFGEGAVRHGQEEIGLHYLQLADKYQLQEKN; encoded by the coding sequence ATGAATTTTGCCCCAATTTCAGTTGTTATCCCAACTTATAATAGAGATCAATATCTTGTCCGTGCCATTGATTCTGTGCTACGTCAGTCCCTTAGGGTCGCGGAGATTGTCATTGTCGATGATGGCTCCACCGATGGGTCTGAGGCCCTTATTCGGCAAAAAAAAGCAGAGCAGGGGGTGCCGATTCGCTATATTTATCAAAAAAACCAGGGTCCTGCTGCCGCCAGGAATAATGGCCTTCAGCATGCCTCCTCTGATTATATCGCCTATCTGGACTCCGATGATCACTGGCATAAAAAAAAGATAGAAAAACAGTATGGGGCCCTGTGCGCTCAACCAGAAATGCGTATAAGTCACACCTATGAAAAATGGTTGCGGCGAGGGGAACATCTTAATCAAAAGAAGAAACATATTCCCGGGCATGGCGATATCTTCGCCCACTGTCTGCAGCTCTGCGCTGTGGGGATGTCAACGGTAATGCTCCACAGGTCAATTTTTAGTGAGGTGGGGCTCTTTGATGAGGGAATGCGCTGCTGTGAGGATTATGACTTTTGGCTTCGGGTCAGCTGTCGCTATCCCTTTCTCCTGGTAGATGAGCGCCTTACCATAAAAGAGGGCGGTCGGGATGATCAGGTCTCCTATCAGTACCGGGTTGGTATGGATCGTCTGCGTATTGATGCTCTGGAGCGTCTTCTTCTCTCCGCCCGGCTCAACCCTGCTCAAGAGCTCCTTGCTCGCAGGGAGTTGGTGCGTAAGGCCCATATTTTTGGGGAGGGCGCTGTTCGTCATGGCCAGGAGGAGATTGGTCTACATTATCTGCAACTGGCAGATAAGTATCAGTTGCAGGAGAAAAATTAA
- a CDS encoding Rne/Rng family ribonuclease, translated as MSTDILINSRSYEVRLALVENGNLSEFHMQRPTEKGLMGNIYKGKVVRVLPGMQAAFVDIGLERTGFLYVDDVSFLPENLEVGCPARNASTNPRTQGIRIEDLLSEGQNIIVQVTKDPIGTKGARLTCHITLPCRNLVFIPQTDHIGVSRKIDDETLREELKKQIEEIRPEGVGFIVRTVAEHATREELEADMEFLLILWDEIIVKISHAKSPELIHEDLDITLRSVRDFFTIDVDRLIIDDEKDYKKLLGFVKTFAPQLHNKISLYTDPIPLFDAYNIEVEIAKAIEKKVWLRSGGYIIIESTEALSVIDVNTGRFVGKNNLNDTIFKTNIEAAKEIADQLRLRNIGGIIIIDFIDMESAEHREQLYETFQEAVKKDKSRINILKLSEFGLVQMTRKRSSENLYQLMCESCHYCSGEGMIKSRRTICYDIFRKLSRHTNKNHGTTVTLRVHPRIADILENEEELTLGTVEKDIGRRIIVASSKDLHIEKYEIIWQQ; from the coding sequence ATGTCTACAGATATATTAATTAATTCGAGAAGCTACGAGGTGCGTCTTGCTCTTGTAGAAAACGGAAATCTCAGTGAATTCCATATGCAGCGCCCTACAGAAAAGGGTCTGATGGGAAATATTTACAAGGGAAAGGTCGTACGTGTGCTCCCTGGTATGCAGGCCGCCTTCGTTGACATTGGCCTGGAGAGAACCGGTTTTCTCTATGTAGACGACGTATCATTTCTACCTGAGAACCTCGAAGTAGGTTGTCCGGCCCGCAACGCCAGCACCAACCCGCGTACCCAGGGCATTCGCATAGAAGACCTCCTCTCTGAAGGGCAAAACATTATTGTTCAGGTTACCAAGGATCCAATAGGTACCAAAGGGGCCCGCCTAACCTGCCACATAACTCTGCCCTGTCGTAATCTTGTCTTCATTCCCCAAACAGACCATATTGGTGTCTCCAGAAAAATTGATGACGAGACATTACGGGAAGAGCTCAAGAAACAGATAGAAGAGATCAGACCCGAAGGTGTCGGCTTTATTGTCAGAACAGTTGCCGAACATGCGACCCGAGAAGAGCTTGAGGCAGATATGGAGTTTCTCCTCATCCTCTGGGACGAAATTATTGTAAAAATCAGTCATGCCAAGTCGCCAGAACTCATCCACGAAGATCTCGACATAACACTTCGTTCTGTCAGGGACTTCTTCACCATTGACGTTGATAGACTGATCATTGACGACGAAAAAGACTATAAAAAGCTCCTGGGATTTGTCAAAACATTTGCCCCCCAGCTCCACAATAAAATCTCCCTCTACACGGATCCTATACCTCTGTTTGACGCCTATAATATTGAGGTTGAAATAGCAAAGGCAATAGAGAAAAAAGTTTGGCTCAGATCCGGTGGCTATATCATCATTGAGAGCACCGAAGCCCTTTCTGTCATAGATGTCAACACAGGTCGTTTTGTCGGCAAAAACAACCTGAACGACACCATTTTTAAGACAAATATCGAAGCGGCAAAAGAAATTGCCGACCAATTACGCCTACGCAACATTGGTGGTATTATCATTATTGACTTTATTGATATGGAATCAGCGGAGCACCGTGAACAGCTCTATGAGACCTTCCAAGAGGCAGTAAAAAAAGACAAGAGCCGAATCAATATCCTCAAACTTTCAGAGTTTGGCCTCGTGCAGATGACTCGTAAGAGAAGCAGTGAGAATCTCTATCAGCTCATGTGTGAATCCTGCCATTACTGCTCAGGAGAGGGAATGATCAAGTCCCGGCGCACAATCTGTTATGACATTTTTCGTAAGCTCAGTCGTCACACCAACAAAAATCACGGCACCACCGTGACCCTTCGGGTTCATCCACGCATTGCCGATATACTTGAAAACGAAGAAGAGCTAACCTTGGGTACGGTGGAAAAAGATATTGGCCGCAGAATTATCGTTGCCTCCTCCAAGGATCTTCATATAGAGAAATATGAAATTATCTGGCAACAGTAG